The Clostridium chauvoei genome has a window encoding:
- a CDS encoding S1C family serine protease, which yields MSDDNKIYDVDNYEDLSKVEEKEDTYIEKENNINDFDSEEKEREEQESINDVNLEDNNNRKKKKNGLKNIALILVVGLLGGIVGGGATYYAVKNINGNTGNVTSTPNPPTFNTDGESVLTKTQAFEKVAPAVVIVSTKGTTNYGGFIPQKVEGIGSGFIINEEGYILTNYHVIEGAQEVTVTLSDKREVKAKVVNYDKNQDVAMIKIVDNIKVPAVVQLGDSDALKPGEEVLAIGTPLSKEFSQTVTGGLVSAINRNVETKNGVKLNLIQTDTAINPGNSGGPLINTKGEVIGINTMKISGEAEGIGFSIPINEVKDRIDSLSKPILNLGVSIREVNSDLSKQYDMPEGLYVVEVMQFSPAEKAGIKGGDVITKFDGQRIKNFDELKKIRDSKSEGDIVKVEVVRNKESINVDLQLTAQQ from the coding sequence ATGAGTGATGATAATAAAATATATGATGTTGATAATTATGAAGATTTAAGTAAGGTAGAGGAAAAAGAGGATACTTATATAGAAAAAGAAAATAACATTAATGATTTTGATTCGGAAGAAAAAGAAAGAGAAGAACAAGAGAGTATTAATGATGTTAATTTAGAAGATAATAATAATAGAAAGAAGAAAAAGAATGGGTTAAAGAACATAGCTCTTATATTAGTAGTAGGACTTTTAGGTGGTATAGTTGGAGGGGGAGCTACTTATTATGCTGTTAAAAATATAAATGGTAATACTGGAAATGTAACATCAACTCCAAATCCACCAACATTTAATACAGATGGAGAAAGTGTATTAACTAAAACACAAGCTTTTGAAAAAGTTGCACCAGCAGTTGTTATAGTATCTACTAAGGGAACAACTAATTATGGAGGATTTATACCACAAAAAGTAGAGGGGATAGGGTCAGGATTTATAATAAATGAAGAAGGTTATATTTTAACTAATTATCATGTTATAGAAGGAGCTCAAGAAGTTACAGTTACTTTAAGTGATAAAAGGGAAGTTAAAGCAAAAGTAGTTAATTACGATAAAAATCAAGATGTAGCAATGATTAAAATTGTTGATAATATAAAGGTTCCAGCAGTAGTTCAACTTGGAGATTCAGATGCATTAAAACCTGGAGAAGAAGTTCTTGCAATAGGAACACCACTTTCAAAAGAATTTTCTCAAACAGTAACAGGCGGTCTTGTTAGTGCTATTAACAGAAATGTTGAAACTAAAAATGGTGTTAAGTTAAACTTAATACAAACAGATACAGCTATAAACCCTGGTAATAGTGGAGGACCTTTAATAAATACAAAGGGTGAAGTTATAGGAATAAACACAATGAAGATTAGTGGTGAAGCAGAAGGTATAGGATTCTCTATTCCAATTAATGAAGTAAAAGATAGAATAGACTCTTTATCAAAACCTATCTTAAATTTAGGAGTATCAATTAGAGAAGTAAATTCAGATTTATCAAAACAATATGATATGCCAGAAGGATTATATGTAGTTGAAGTAATGCAATTCTCACCAGCAGAAAAAGCAGGAATAAAAGGTGGGGATGTAATTACAAAATTTGATGGTCAAAGAATTAAAAACTTTGATGAGTTAAAAAAGATTAGAGATTCTAAAAGTGAAGGAGATATAGTAAAAGTAGAAGTTGTTAGAAATAAAGAAAGTATAAATGTGGATTTACAGTTAACTGCACAACAATAA
- a CDS encoding PTS sugar transporter subunit IIB, whose amino-acid sequence MKRIMLVCSEGMSTCFLVSKMKTEADKQGFECTIDSCCESDLDLYKDKVDILLLAPQVKFLKNAISEKFNNIPVEVISSIDYGTMNGVKVFNQILNLLK is encoded by the coding sequence ATGAAAAGAATAATGCTAGTATGCTCAGAAGGTATGTCAACTTGTTTTCTAGTATCAAAGATGAAAACAGAGGCAGATAAACAAGGTTTTGAATGTACAATAGATTCTTGCTGTGAATCGGATTTAGATTTATATAAAGATAAAGTAGATATTTTACTTTTAGCACCTCAAGTTAAATTCTTAAAAAATGCAATTAGTGAAAAGTTTAATAATATTCCAGTTGAAGTTATAAGTTCTATAGATTACGGAACAATGAATGGTGTCAAAGTATTTAATCAAATATTAAATTTATTAAAGTAA
- a CDS encoding carboxypeptidase-like regulatory domain-containing protein, with protein MSGRIASCPLTTGVNEQIEAIVRLPEEKRSVIFGTVLDPNGNPVPDAVVKLLKVVDGCKYPYPLTHTFTDCYGQFLLGPLCPNTKYMLKIYKDNINIKFTTLQPNPYNGQCLGKNVCESNPEPENPPCGCGCGCGCGC; from the coding sequence ATGAGCGGAAGAATAGCATCATGTCCTTTAACAACAGGTGTTAATGAACAAATAGAGGCAATAGTTAGATTACCAGAAGAAAAGAGATCAGTTATATTTGGAACTGTATTAGATCCTAATGGAAACCCAGTACCAGATGCAGTAGTAAAACTATTAAAAGTAGTAGATGGATGCAAATATCCTTATCCATTAACCCATACATTCACTGATTGTTATGGTCAATTCTTATTAGGACCTTTATGTCCAAACACTAAATATATGCTAAAGATTTATAAAGATAATATAAATATAAAATTTACAACATTACAACCAAACCCATATAATGGTCAATGTTTAGGAAAGAATGTATGTGAATCTAATCCAGAACCAGAAAATCCACCATGTGGATGTGGCTGTGGCTGCGGTTGCGGTTGTTAA
- the eutH gene encoding ethanolamine utilization protein EutH, whose translation MEKIVLYIVSIFFIIGVLDYILGDRFKLGRYFEEGINNMGPLALSMVGILSVTPIISELILKYIVPITNKIAIDSSIVASSFIAIDMGAFKIAENISSTQEMIYFSGVLIASILGCTISFTLPLALGMIKEKRLPILCKGILCGIVTIPVGLFIGGLMLRIDFKILLINLMPIILLSILVSVGLYIALDKVIRIFTYIGKVIITIGFIGLGLQGFTSISGIVVIKNLLPIGEALTTVGKIAIFLGGAYVMLEIVKRLLGKQLELVKEKIGINSSSIAALIGSLASAIIVFSTFEDLDDRGKVICSAFSVAGAYVLGGQLGYVATEAKEIVLIYIATKLICGVLAIMLAFLITKKNSIVIKES comes from the coding sequence ATGGAAAAAATAGTATTATATATAGTTTCTATATTTTTTATTATTGGAGTACTAGATTACATATTAGGGGATAGGTTTAAATTAGGAAGATATTTTGAAGAAGGAATTAATAATATGGGTCCATTAGCATTATCAATGGTAGGAATATTATCTGTTACTCCGATAATTTCAGAATTAATTCTTAAATATATAGTTCCTATAACTAATAAAATTGCTATTGATTCATCTATAGTGGCATCTAGTTTTATAGCTATAGATATGGGAGCTTTTAAAATAGCTGAGAATATAAGCTCTACGCAGGAGATGATTTATTTTTCAGGAGTACTAATAGCATCTATACTTGGATGTACCATTAGTTTTACCCTTCCTTTAGCATTAGGTATGATAAAAGAAAAGCGTTTACCTATATTATGTAAAGGGATTCTATGTGGAATAGTAACTATACCAGTAGGATTATTTATAGGTGGATTAATGCTAAGAATTGATTTTAAGATTTTATTGATAAATTTAATGCCTATAATATTATTATCTATCTTAGTATCTGTAGGTTTATATATTGCATTAGATAAAGTAATACGAATATTTACATATATAGGTAAGGTGATTATAACTATTGGCTTTATAGGACTTGGACTTCAGGGGTTTACTTCTATATCAGGAATCGTAGTAATAAAAAATTTATTACCTATAGGAGAAGCTTTAACTACTGTAGGAAAGATTGCAATTTTTTTAGGTGGAGCATATGTTATGCTAGAAATAGTAAAAAGATTACTAGGAAAGCAATTAGAACTAGTAAAAGAAAAAATAGGAATAAATTCATCTTCAATAGCAGCTTTGATAGGAAGTTTAGCTTCAGCTATAATAGTATTTTCAACTTTTGAAGACTTAGATGATAGAGGAAAAGTTATCTGTTCTGCATTTTCAGTAGCAGGAGCTTATGTATTAGGAGGACAGCTAGGCTATGTTGCAACAGAGGCTAAAGAAATTGTTTTGATTTATATTGCAACTAAGTTAATTTGCGGAGTATTAGCAATTATGTTAGCATTTTTAATAACTAAGAAAAATAGTATAGTGATTAAAGAAAGTTAG